A window of the Dyadobacter pollutisoli genome harbors these coding sequences:
- the sufB gene encoding Fe-S cluster assembly protein SufB codes for MSKEDELLEEITSSEYKYGFVTDIEADEAPMGLNDDIIRFISAKKNEPEWMLAWRLKAYHLWLTMSEPKWPNVHYPKIDFQAIKYYSAPKKKKQVDSLDDIDPELRDTFERLGISLNEQKRLSGVAIAVDAVMDSESVFTTFKESLKEKGIIFCSISEAIREHPDLVKKYLGSVVPPKDNYYAALNSAVFSDGSFVYIPKGVRCPMELSTYFRINAAGTGQFERTLIIGDADSHVSYLEGCTAPMRDENQLHAAVVEIFAHENANVKYSTVQNWYPGDKEGKGGIYNFVTKRGLCDGAGSKISWTQVETGSAITWKYPSVILKGDNSIGEFYSVAVTNNMQQADTGTKMIHIGKNTKSRIVSKGISAGKSQNSYRGLVQVFKKADKARNFSQCDSLLLGDKCGAHTFPYIEVSNPSATVEHEATTSKIGEDILFYCNQRGIPTEQAVALIVNGYAKEVLNQLPMEFAVEAQKLLEISLEGSVG; via the coding sequence ATGAGCAAAGAAGATGAATTGTTGGAGGAAATCACCAGTTCGGAATACAAATACGGCTTTGTAACTGATATTGAAGCAGATGAAGCCCCGATGGGGTTGAATGATGATATTATCAGGTTCATTTCAGCCAAAAAAAATGAACCAGAATGGATGCTTGCGTGGCGTTTGAAAGCATACCATTTGTGGCTTACCATGAGTGAACCCAAGTGGCCAAACGTGCACTACCCTAAAATCGATTTTCAGGCGATCAAATATTACTCTGCGCCTAAAAAGAAAAAGCAAGTTGATAGCCTGGATGACATTGATCCGGAATTGCGCGATACATTTGAGCGTTTGGGAATTTCTCTCAACGAACAAAAAAGACTGTCAGGTGTTGCCATTGCAGTAGATGCTGTCATGGATTCAGAGTCGGTTTTCACAACTTTTAAAGAGTCTCTGAAAGAAAAAGGTATCATTTTCTGCTCCATCAGCGAAGCAATCCGCGAACATCCCGATTTGGTAAAAAAATACCTGGGATCAGTTGTTCCTCCAAAAGATAACTATTACGCCGCCTTGAACTCAGCAGTGTTTTCAGACGGTTCTTTTGTATACATTCCAAAAGGCGTTCGCTGCCCGATGGAGCTTTCGACTTACTTCCGTATCAATGCGGCGGGAACGGGTCAGTTTGAGCGGACATTGATTATCGGTGACGCCGACAGCCACGTGAGTTATCTGGAAGGATGTACCGCTCCGATGCGTGACGAAAACCAGTTGCATGCTGCTGTCGTAGAGATTTTCGCACATGAAAACGCGAATGTTAAATATTCAACGGTACAAAACTGGTACCCTGGTGATAAAGAAGGCAAAGGCGGAATTTACAATTTCGTGACCAAACGCGGTCTTTGTGACGGCGCTGGTTCCAAAATCTCCTGGACACAGGTTGAAACCGGTTCTGCCATTACCTGGAAATACCCATCGGTCATTCTGAAAGGTGATAATTCCATCGGCGAGTTCTATTCAGTTGCTGTTACCAATAATATGCAGCAGGCTGATACCGGTACCAAAATGATCCATATCGGAAAGAACACCAAAAGCCGTATCGTTTCCAAAGGTATTTCTGCTGGAAAAAGTCAGAACTCATACCGCGGTCTGGTTCAGGTTTTCAAAAAAGCCGACAAAGCGAGAAACTTCTCCCAATGCGATTCACTGTTGCTGGGCGACAAGTGTGGCGCGCATACTTTCCCATACATTGAAGTAAGCAACCCTTCGGCCACGGTCGAGCACGAGGCGACGACTTCTAAAATCGGGGAAGACATTCTTTTCTATTGCAACCAACGTGGTATCCCAACTGAACAGGCAGTTGCGCTGATCGTAAATGGATACGCCAAAGAGGTGCTTAACCAGCTTCCAATGGAGTTTGCAGTAGAGGCCCAGAAATTACTGGAAATCAGTCTGGAAGGTAGCGTTGGTTGA